Proteins from one Impatiens glandulifera chromosome 2, dImpGla2.1, whole genome shotgun sequence genomic window:
- the LOC124926920 gene encoding elongation factor 2-like, with protein MVKFTADELRRIMDYKHNIRNMSVIAHVDHGKSTLTDSLVAAAGIIAQEVAGDVRMTDTRADEAERGITIKSTGISLYYEMTEDLLKNFKGERHGNEYLINLIDSPGHVDFSSEVTAALRITDGALVVVDCVEGVCVQTETVLRQALGERIRPVLTVNKMDRCFLELQVEGEEAYQTFSRVIENANVIMATYEDPLLGDVQVYPEKGTVAFSAGLHGWAFTLTNFAKMYASKFSVDETKMMERLWGENFFDPATKKWTSKYTGSTTCKRGFVQFCYEPIKQIINTCMNDEKDKLWLMLRKLGVTMKSEEKELMGKALMKRVMQTWLPASTALLEMMIFHLPSPSTAQKYRVENLYEGPLDDQYATAIRNCDPNGPLMLYVSKMIPASDKGRFFAFGRVFSGKVATGMKVRIMGPNYVPGEKKDLYTKSVQRTVIWMGKRQETVEDVPCGNTVAMVGLDQFITKNATLTNEKEVEAHPIRAMKFSVSPVVRVAVQCKIASDLPKLVEGLKRLAKSDPMVVCTIEESGEHIIAGAGELHLEICLKDLQDDFMGGAEIIKSDPVVSFRETVLEKSCRVVMSKSPNKHNRLYMEARPMEEGLAEAIDDGKIGPRDDPKNRSKILSEEFGWDKDLAKKIWCFGPETTGPNMVVDMCKGVQYLNEIKDSVVAGFQWASKEGALAEENMRGICFEVCDVVLHADAIHRGGGQVIPTARRVIYASQLTAKPRLLEPVYLVEIQAPENALGGIYSVLNQKRGHVFEEMQRPGTPLYNIKAYLPVIESFGFSGALRAATSGQAFPQSIFDHWEMMSSDPLEHGSQAANLVSDIRKRKGLKEQITPLSDFEDKL; from the exons ATg GTGAAATTCACGGCTGATGAGCTTCGAAGGATCATGGACTATAAACATAACATCCGAAACATGTCTGTTATAGCTCATGTTGATCACG GGAAGTCTACCCTGACCGATTCTCTCGTGGCTGCTGCGGGTATTATAGCTCAAGAAGTTGCGGGCGATGTTAGGATGACCGACACTCGTGCAGATGAAGCCGAACGCGGTATCACTATCAAATCCACCGGTATTTCTCTATACTATGAGATGACCGAAGATCTTCTCAAGAACTTCAAGGGAGAAAGACATGGAAATGAATACCTTATCAATCTCATTGATTCTCCCGGGCATGTCGATTTCTCATCCGAGGTGACCGCTGCCCTTCGTATTACTGACGGTGCGCTTGTCGTGGTTGATTGTGTGGAGGGCGTTTGTGTCCAAACAGAGACTGTTTTGAGACAGGCTTTGGGAGAAAGAATTCGACCGGTCTTGACTGTTAACAAAATGGACAGATGCTTCCTTGAGCTTCAAGTAGAAGGTGAAGAAGCCTATCAGACATTTTCAAGAGTTATTGAGAATGCTAATGTCATCATGGCCACATATGAAGATCCACTCCTTGGCGATGTTCAGGTTTACCCGGAGAAAGGAACTGTCGCTTTCTCTGCAGGTTTGCACGGTTGGGCTTTCACTCTCACCAATTTCGCAAAAATGTACGCTTCAAAATTTTCCGTTGATGAGACAAAGATGATGGAGCGTCTATGGGGTGAGAACTTCTTTGACCCCGCCACCAAGAAGTGGACGAGCAAATACACTGGCTCCACCACATGCAAACGCGGTTTCGTTCAGTTCTGTTACGAACCCATTAAGCAAATTATCAATACGTGCATGAACGATGAGAAAGACAAGCTGTGGCTTATGTTGCGTAAGCTTGGAGTGACGATGAAATCTGAAGAGAAGGAATTGATGGGGAAGGCTCTGATGAAACGCGTTATGCAGACTTGGCTTCCAGCTAGCACCGCGCTCCTAGAAATGATGATATTCCATCTCCCTTCACCTTCAACGGCGCAAAAGTATCGTGTCGAGAATCTGTATGAGGGTCCGCTCGATGATCAATACGCTACCGCGATTAGAAACTGCGATCCAAATGGTCCTCTGATGCTTTATGTTTCGAAGATGATTCCAGCGTCTGACAAAGGTAGGTTCTTTGCGTTTGGACGTGTATTTTCTGGGAAGGTGGCTACTGGTATGAAGGTGAGAATCATGGGTCCAAACTATGTTCCTGGAGAAAAAAAAGATCTTTACACGAAAAGTGTTCAGAGAACTGTCATTTGGATGGGAAAACGGCAAGAAACTGTTGAAGATGTGCCTTGTGGGAACACAGTTGCCATGGTTGGGTTGGATCAGTTCATTACTAAGAACGCAACCTTAACAAACGAGAAGGAAGTGGAAGCGCACCCAATCCGAGCAATGAAATTCTCCGTCTCGCCTGTCGTGCGTGTTGCAGTTCAGTGCAAGATTGCCTCCGATCTTCCCAAGCTAGTCGAAGGTCTCAAACGTTTGGCCAAATCCGATCCCATGGTTGTCTGCACAATCGAGGAATCAGGAGAACACATTATCGCCGGTGCTGGAGAGTTGCATCTGGAAATCTGCTTGAAAGATTTGCAGGATGATTTCATGGGTGGAGCTGAAATCATAAAATCCGACCCTGTTGTTTCTTTCAGAGAGACTGTTCTTGAGAAGTCTTGTAGAGTTGTGATGAGTAAATCTCCGAATAAACACAATCGTTTGTACATGGAGGCTAGACCCATGGAGGAAGGGCTTGCAGAGGCTATTGATGATGGGAAGATCGGTCCAAGGGATGATCCAAAGAATCGGTCAAAAATCTTGTCTGAGGAATTTGGTTGGGACAAGGATCTTGCCAAGAAAATATGGTGCTTTGGTCCAGAAACCACCGGCCCCAATATGGTTGTTGATATGTGTAAAGGAGTGCAATACTTGAACGAAATCAAGGATTCCGTTGTTGCTGGTTTCCAGTGGGCGTCGAAAGAAGGTGCGCTAGCCGAAGAGAACATGAGGGGTATTTGCTTTGAAGTTTGTGATGTTGTTCTTCATGCTGATGCTATTCATAGGGGCGGTGGACAGGTTATTCCAACTGCTAGAAGAGTTATTTATGCTTCACAACTAACTGCAAAACCAAGGCTGTTGGAACCTGTTTATTTGGTGGAAATCCAAGCACCAGAGAATGCACTCGGTGGAATCTATAGTGTTTTGAACCAAAAACGTGGGCATGTGTTTGAGGAAATGCAGAGGCCGGGTACTCCTCTGTATAACATAAAGGCGTACCTTCCTGTTATCGAGTCATTTGGATTTTCAGGTGCTTTGAGAGCTGCAACATCAGGACAGGCATTCCCTCAGTCGATTTTCGATCATTGGGAAATGATGTCATCTGATCCACTCGAACATGGAAGCCAGGCTGCTAATCTGGTAAGTGACATCCGTAAGAGAAAGGGGTTGAAGGAGCAAATCACACCATTGTCAGATTTTGAGGACAAGCTATGA
- the LOC124926922 gene encoding myb family transcription factor PHL8-like isoform X2, translating into MRLVLSSDAKPRLKWTPELHRQFIEAVSLLGGPEKATPKSLMRVMAVPGLTLFHLKSHLQKYRLGTRKKGCQSSNTHHEENDSESIPIFSVADDDDDDEKDRVVDKSWKIAHALKIQMEVQQKLHEQIEVQRHLQLRIEAQGRYLQSVLKKAQETISDYNTSAIGVELAKEELSQLVSIIGIGDSSSSLESSLTSTECHDYDQDDENVKRNDGRPVELPLMDMGSNDCSYGEQQSEKKFDLNSTNQADSEY; encoded by the exons atgaggcTGGTCTTATCAAGTGATGCAAAACCCAGGTTGAAATGGACTCCTGAACTTCACCGTCAATTCATAGAAGCTGTCTCTCTTCTTGGAGGACCAGAAA AAGCTACTCCTAAGAGCTTGATGAGAGTGATGGCTGTTCCTGGTCTTACACTCTTCCATCTCAAGAGCCATTTGCAGAAATATAGGCTTGGGACGAGGAAGAAAGGATGTCAATCCTCAAATACCCATCATGAAGAAAATGATTCAGAATCCATTCCAATTTTCTCAGTtgcagatgatgatgatgatgatgaaaaggaTCGAGTAGTAgacaa AAGCTGGAAAATAGCTCATGCACTGAAGATTCAAATGGAAGTCCAGCAAAAACTTCATGAGCAAATAGAG GTTCAGAGACATTTACAGCTAAGGATTGAAGCTCAGGGGAGATATTTACAGTCGGTGTTAAAGAAAGCACAAGAAACCATTTCAGACTACAACACTTCGGCCATTGGAGTAGAACTTGCAAAAGAAGAATTGTCCCAATTAGTCTCTATAATTGGTATAGGCGATTCAAGTTCTTCATTGGAGAGTTCACTCACATCAACAGAATGTCATGATTATGATCAAGACGATGAAAATGTGAAGAGGAATGATGGAAGGCCAGTTGAGCTACCCTTAATGGATATGGGTTCAAATGATTGCAGTTATGGTGAGCAACAATCTGAGAAAAAATTTGATCTAAATAGCACCAATCAGGCTGATTCAGAGTATTGA
- the LOC124926922 gene encoding myb family transcription factor PHL8-like isoform X1: MRLVLSSDAKPRLKWTPELHRQFIEAVSLLGGPETEATPKSLMRVMAVPGLTLFHLKSHLQKYRLGTRKKGCQSSNTHHEENDSESIPIFSVADDDDDDEKDRVVDKSWKIAHALKIQMEVQQKLHEQIEVQRHLQLRIEAQGRYLQSVLKKAQETISDYNTSAIGVELAKEELSQLVSIIGIGDSSSSLESSLTSTECHDYDQDDENVKRNDGRPVELPLMDMGSNDCSYGEQQSEKKFDLNSTNQADSEY, translated from the exons atgaggcTGGTCTTATCAAGTGATGCAAAACCCAGGTTGAAATGGACTCCTGAACTTCACCGTCAATTCATAGAAGCTGTCTCTCTTCTTGGAGGACCAGAAA CAGAAGCTACTCCTAAGAGCTTGATGAGAGTGATGGCTGTTCCTGGTCTTACACTCTTCCATCTCAAGAGCCATTTGCAGAAATATAGGCTTGGGACGAGGAAGAAAGGATGTCAATCCTCAAATACCCATCATGAAGAAAATGATTCAGAATCCATTCCAATTTTCTCAGTtgcagatgatgatgatgatgatgaaaaggaTCGAGTAGTAgacaa AAGCTGGAAAATAGCTCATGCACTGAAGATTCAAATGGAAGTCCAGCAAAAACTTCATGAGCAAATAGAG GTTCAGAGACATTTACAGCTAAGGATTGAAGCTCAGGGGAGATATTTACAGTCGGTGTTAAAGAAAGCACAAGAAACCATTTCAGACTACAACACTTCGGCCATTGGAGTAGAACTTGCAAAAGAAGAATTGTCCCAATTAGTCTCTATAATTGGTATAGGCGATTCAAGTTCTTCATTGGAGAGTTCACTCACATCAACAGAATGTCATGATTATGATCAAGACGATGAAAATGTGAAGAGGAATGATGGAAGGCCAGTTGAGCTACCCTTAATGGATATGGGTTCAAATGATTGCAGTTATGGTGAGCAACAATCTGAGAAAAAATTTGATCTAAATAGCACCAATCAGGCTGATTCAGAGTATTGA
- the LOC124926921 gene encoding E3 ubiquitin-protein ligase MPSR1-like: protein MESEAESPELSFLERLITSRNRDLSIFLPILLGLTNSSNFNQEQDEDEEEVEVDASQSDPDPSESASSARPRGRIILINPMTQGMVVIEGTFSRIDSLFRDLLVNKQGQPPASKSSIDAMLSVEICEEDRENGCMICLDDWEVGMKVKEMPCKHKFHGECIEKWLGIHGSCPVCRYKMPVENDDDGEKKLVDEEVDEDEGDDEQESGRRRSRRRREIWVNFSFNRDRRNDDSNSDSSLDRTDSSASSAASVDEMDE, encoded by the coding sequence ATGGAGTCTGAAGCAGAATCCCCAGAGCTCTCTTTTCTTGAAAGACTCATCACTTCCAGGAACAGAGACCTTTCTATCTTCCTTCCAATTCTTCTTGGCCTCACCAATTCATCCAACTTCAACCAAGAacaagatgaagatgaagaagaagtagaAGTAGATGCTTCCCAATCAGATCCAGACCCTTCCGAATCCGCTTCTTCCGCCAGACCTCGTGGCCGGATCATCCTCATCAACCCCATGACCCAAGGTATGGTTGTAATCGAAGGCACCTTTTCAAGAATCGATTCATTGTTCCGCGATTTACTTGTAAACAAGCAAGGCCAACCGCCGGCGTCTAAATCGTCTATAGATGCGATGCTTAGCGTAGAGATCTGCGAGGAGGATAGAGAGAATGGGTGTATGATCTGTTTGGACGATTGGGAAGTAGGCATGAAGGTTAAAGAGATGCCTTGTAAGCATAAATTTCATGGGGAGTGTATAGAGAAGTGGTTGGGAATACATGGATCTTGCCCTGTTTGCAGGTACAAGATGCCTgttgaaaatgatgatgatgGGGAGAAGAAACTAGTAGACGAAGAAGTGGATGAAGATGAAGGCGATGATGAACAAGAGAGTGGGAGACGGAGGAGCAGGAGGAGGAGAGAGATCTGggttaatttttctttcaatagGGATAGAAGAAATGATGATTCAAATTCAGATTCAAGCTTAGACCGGACTGATTCCAGTGCTTCTTCTGCTGCTTCCGTTGATGAAATGGATGAATAA
- the LOC124926545 gene encoding beta-1,3-galactosyltransferase GALT1: MNFRLKSNDAYRLLSEMKIWYGGVIVASFFMLLFLRHGFMKHPVEEYHPITPFPVNSTDPIKWITAGAPQDFHHPENSTQVISVDLIVTNLFTKRNVSVTEQHSLQTWNYLNHLIGNAQTLPNAADAIKEAGVAWNSLMDSVEDETRANGNVSLQKKGNEKKCPQYLSKLNSTELDDNGFIMQVPCGLTQGSSITIIGIPTGLLGNFRIDLTGEPIPGEPDPPIVLHYNVRLHGDKITEDPVIVQNTWTAAHDWGEEGRCPSPSHDDDKKVDELDQCNEIVGREENRTLTVGRRTNNSRKIPLDKQSLGLRKYFPFKQGYLSVATLRVGVEGIHMTVDGKHVTSFVFRETLEPWLVSEVRVSGDIKLVSVVASGLPTSEDLEHVIDLEALIARPLSSTRPLELFVGVFSTTNNFKRRMAVRRTWMQYAAVQSGAVAVRFFVGLHKNQRVNEELWNEAQTYKDIQLMPFVDYYGLITWKTVAICIFGTEVAKAKFIMKTDDDAFVRVDEVLDSLKRINATQGLLYGLINSDSQPHRNPDSKWYISPEEWREDTYPPWAHGPGYVISGDIAKAIHKQYEEGKLKMFKLEDVAMGIWIADLKKQGLEVKYEMEERVFNDGCKDGYVVAHYQGPREMMCLWTKLRDTKRAICCGE; the protein is encoded by the exons ATGAATTTCAGGCTTAAAAGCAATGATGCATACAGATTGTTATCAGAAATGAAGATATGGTATGGAGGTGTCATTGTTGCATCCTTTTTTATGTTGCTTTTTCTGAGACATGGTTTCATGAAGCATCCCGTAGAAGAGTATCATCCTATAACCCCATTCCCGGTCAATTcaaccgatcctatcaaatgGATAACTGCTGGAGCTCCACAAGATTTTCATCATCCAGAGAATAGTACTCAAGTAATTTCTGTTGACCTCATAGTAACCAATCTCTTTACAAAAAGGAACGTGTCTGTCACAGAGCAACATTCTCTACAAACATGGAACTACTTGAACCACTTAATTGGCAATGCTCAAACATTACCTAATGCAGCAGATGCAATTAAGGAAGCTGGAGTTGCTTGGAATAGCCTTATGGATTCAGTAGAAGATGAAACACGTGCCAATGGAAATGTTAGTCTACAGAAGAAAGGGAACGAAAAAAAATGTCCTCAATATCTGAGTAAACTGAACTCAACCGAGCTCGATGATAATGGCTTCATTATGCAGGTTCCTTGTGGTCTCACTCAGGGTTCTTCCATTACCATTATTGGCATTCCAACTGGTCTTTTGGGGAATTTTCGAATTGACCTTACAGGGGAACCAATTCCTGGGGAGCCAGATCCACCTATAGTATTGCATTACAATGTTAGGCTTCATGGTGATAAGATCACTGAAGATCCTGTGATTGTCCAAAATACTTGGACTGCTGCTCATGATTGGGGAGAAGAAGGCCGTTGCCCATCACCAAGCCATGACGATGATAAGAAAG TGGATGAGTTAGACCAGTGCAACGAGATTGTGGGTAGAGAAGAGAACCGGACATTAACAGTTGGTAGGCGTACCAATAATTCAAGGAAAATCCCCCTAGACAAACAAAGCTTGGGATTAAGAAAGTATTTTCCattcaaacaaggttatttatCTGTTGCAACACTCAGGGTGGGAGTAGAAGGGATACACATGACAGTTGATGGAAAACACGTGACATCTTTCGTATTTCGTGAG ACTTTGGAGCCATGGCTGGTGAGTGAAGTGAGGGTTTCTGGAGACATAAAGTTGGTTTCCGTAGTGGCTAGTGGTTTGCCCACTTCGGAAGACTTGGAGCATGTAATTGACTTAGAAGCTCTTATTGCACGTCCCCTTTCTTCCACGAGGCCATTGGAGCTATTTGTTGGAGTTTTCTCAACGACAAACAACTTTAAGCGCAGGATGGCGGTCAGGAGGACATGGATGCAATATGCTGCAGTTCAGTCCGGGGCTGTTGCAGTGCGTTTTTTTGTTGGGCTG CACAAGAACCAGAGAGTGAATGAGGAGCTTTGGAATGAAGCACAAACATATAAGGACATACAACTGATGCCATTTGTCGATTACTATGGCCTCATTACTTGGAAGACAGTAGCCATCTGCATCTTTGGG ACAGAGGTAGCGAAAGCAAAGTTCATAATGAAGACGGATGATGATGCATTTGTTCGCGTGGATGAAGTGTTAGATTCTTTGAAAAGAATAAACGCAACACAAGGATTGCTTTATGGTCTCATCAATTCAGACTCTCAGCCTCACAGAAATCCTGATAGCAAGTGGTACATAAGTCCAGAG GAATGGCGTGAGGATACCTATCCTCCCTGGGCGCATGGACCTGGCTATGTTATATCCGGCGACATAGCGAAAGCGATACACAAACAATACGAGGAGGGTAAACTGAAg ATGTTTAAGCTGGAGGATGTAGCAATGGGAATATGGATAGCAGATCTGAAGAAGCAGGGCTtggaagtgaaatatgaaatGGAAGAGAGAGTGTTTAATGATGGTTGCAAAGATGGTTATGTGGTTGCTCATTATCAAGGGCCGAGGGAGATGATGTGTCTATGGACTAAGCTACGAGATACAAAACGGGCCATATGTTGCGGTGAATGA